The following coding sequences lie in one Phycisphaerae bacterium genomic window:
- a CDS encoding HAD-IA family hydrolase, whose protein sequence is MNSEVLLPRGVIFDMDGVLLDSEPFICKAACMMFAERGLTVQPDDFKPFVGTGENRFIGGVAEKYNFQIDIEAVKKRTYDIYLEIIKGRIEALPGVHAFLGACRRAGKKLALATSADDVKVEGNLHEIKLSMNTFDAVVTGLNIVHKKPHPEIFVTAAHKLGLKPPECLVVEDAVNGVAAAKAAGSRCLALTTSFTREQLAGADWFAPNLAAAPAEVLRWSA, encoded by the coding sequence ATGAATTCTGAGGTTCTCTTGCCGCGCGGCGTGATTTTCGACATGGATGGCGTCCTGCTGGACTCCGAGCCGTTCATCTGCAAGGCTGCGTGCATGATGTTCGCGGAGAGGGGCTTGACCGTCCAGCCCGATGATTTCAAGCCGTTTGTCGGAACAGGCGAGAACCGGTTCATCGGCGGCGTGGCCGAGAAGTACAACTTCCAGATCGATATTGAGGCGGTCAAGAAACGCACCTACGACATCTATCTCGAGATCATCAAGGGTCGGATCGAAGCCTTGCCGGGCGTGCATGCCTTCCTGGGTGCATGCCGCCGGGCCGGCAAGAAGCTCGCCCTGGCGACGAGCGCGGATGACGTCAAGGTCGAAGGCAACCTCCACGAGATCAAGCTTTCGATGAACACGTTTGACGCGGTCGTCACCGGCCTGAACATCGTGCACAAGAAGCCGCACCCGGAGATCTTCGTTACCGCAGCCCACAAGCTCGGGCTGAAGCCTCCTGAATGCCTGGTGGTCGAGGACGCGGTGAACGGCGTGGCGGCCGCCAAAGCTGCCGGCTCGCGATGCCTGGCCCTGACCACCAGCTTCACCCGCGAGCAACTCGCAGGGGCGGACTGGTTCGCTCCCAACCTGGCCGCGGCCCCAGCCGAAGTGCTTCGCTGGTCCGCGTGA